From Candidatus Atelocyanobacterium thalassa isolate ALOHA, a single genomic window includes:
- a CDS encoding 7-carboxy-7-deazaguanine synthase QueE has protein sequence MEKLTELNSDLTTYPIAETFHSIQGEGAWTGVSAFFIRLAGCNVGCPWCDQKESWTDKTFPKYSSEMLSTKAQQANASIVVITGGEPLMYNLFPLTDKLRKLGMKIHLETSGSYPFSGNFNWVTFSPKPFKAPHESIYVKASELKIIIADQKDFEWAEKQKSKTNSQSINFLQPEWNSRTSSSLIYKYICKHPEWRMSLQTHKFLGVR, from the coding sequence ATGGAAAAATTAACTGAACTCAACTCTGACTTAACAACCTATCCTATAGCTGAAACTTTCCATTCTATTCAAGGTGAAGGTGCCTGGACAGGTGTTAGTGCATTTTTTATCCGTTTAGCTGGATGCAATGTCGGCTGTCCATGGTGTGATCAAAAAGAATCATGGACAGATAAAACATTCCCAAAATATTCTTCTGAAATGTTAAGTACAAAAGCTCAACAAGCTAATGCAAGTATTGTAGTTATTACTGGTGGGGAACCTTTGATGTATAACCTTTTCCCTTTAACTGATAAATTACGAAAATTAGGAATGAAGATTCATTTAGAAACTTCTGGCTCCTACCCTTTTAGTGGTAATTTTAATTGGGTAACATTTTCACCCAAGCCTTTCAAGGCTCCTCATGAAAGTATTTATGTTAAAGCAAGCGAATTAAAAATTATAATAGCTGATCAAAAAGACTTTGAATGGGCAGAAAAGCAAAAAAGTAAAACTAATTCTCAATCAATTAATTTTTTACAACCAGAATGGAATAGTAGGACAAGCAGTTCTTTGATCTATAAATATATTTGTAAGCATCCCGAATGGCGTATGAGTTTACAAACTCACAAGTTTTTAGGAGTAAGATAA
- the rimO gene encoding 30S ribosomal protein S12 methylthiotransferase RimO, whose translation MVKKPAIAISHLGCEKNRIDSEHILGLLAAEGYSVSSNENLADYVVVNTCSFIQQAREESVRTLVELAENNKKIIIAGCMAQHFQDQLLEELPEVVAIVGTGNYQEIVKTVQRVELGERVIDISQKPTFIADETVPRYRTTNEGVAYLRIAEGCNYRCTFCIIPHLRGNQRSRTIESIVAEAQQLANEGVQEIIIVSQITTNYGLDLYGKVKLAELLQALGKVNVPWIRVHYAYPTGLTAEVLKAVKEVPNVIPYLDLPLQHSHPKILKAMNRPWKEAINDEIIKSIRASIPDVVLRTTFIVGFPGETDEYFEHLVKFIKRHHFDHVGVFVFSPEEGTPSYKMPDQVPLEIAQERRDYLMEIQQPISNRKNQQYVGKIVKVLIEQENTKTHQYIGRSIKSSPDVDGVVFVKGKAQLNSIIPVEITKADAYDLYGKVVQT comes from the coding sequence ATGGTCAAGAAACCAGCTATTGCAATTTCACATCTAGGCTGTGAGAAAAACCGAATAGATTCAGAACATATTTTAGGGCTATTAGCAGCAGAAGGATATTCTGTTAGTTCAAACGAAAATCTCGCTGACTATGTTGTCGTAAATACTTGTAGCTTTATTCAACAAGCTAGAGAAGAATCAGTTCGTACTTTAGTAGAACTAGCTGAAAATAATAAAAAAATTATTATTGCTGGCTGCATGGCTCAACATTTTCAAGATCAATTGCTTGAAGAGTTACCTGAAGTTGTAGCAATTGTTGGTACAGGAAACTACCAAGAAATTGTTAAAACTGTTCAACGTGTTGAGTTAGGTGAAAGAGTAATAGATATATCTCAGAAACCTACTTTTATCGCTGACGAAACTGTTCCACGCTATCGGACTACTAACGAAGGAGTAGCTTACCTGAGAATAGCAGAAGGATGTAATTACCGTTGTACTTTTTGTATTATTCCTCATTTACGAGGAAATCAAAGATCCCGTACTATCGAGTCTATTGTTGCGGAAGCTCAACAATTGGCTAATGAAGGTGTACAAGAGATTATTATCGTTTCGCAGATTACTACAAACTATGGACTAGATCTTTATGGGAAAGTTAAATTAGCTGAACTCTTACAAGCGCTAGGGAAAGTTAATGTTCCTTGGATACGTGTTCACTATGCATACCCTACAGGATTAACGGCAGAAGTTCTTAAGGCTGTGAAAGAAGTACCAAATGTCATTCCTTACCTGGATCTACCATTACAACATTCTCATCCTAAAATTCTAAAAGCTATGAATCGGCCTTGGAAAGAAGCAATAAATGATGAAATTATTAAATCTATTAGAGCATCTATTCCAGATGTCGTTTTACGTACGACTTTCATCGTTGGTTTTCCTGGCGAAACAGATGAATATTTTGAACATTTAGTAAAATTTATCAAGAGGCATCATTTTGATCATGTTGGAGTTTTTGTATTTTCTCCAGAAGAAGGAACTCCTTCTTACAAAATGCCTGATCAAGTACCATTGGAAATAGCTCAAGAAAGACGAGACTATCTGATGGAAATACAGCAGCCTATTTCTAACAGGAAGAACCAACAATATGTTGGGAAAATAGTAAAAGTATTGATTGAACAGGAAAATACAAAAACTCACCAATATATAGGGCGTTCAATTAAGTCTTCTCCTGATGTAGATGGAGTCGTTTTTGTTAAAGGCAAAGCTCAATTAAATTCAATTATTCCAGTTGAAATTACTAAAGCTGATGCTTATGATCTCTATGGAAAAGTTGTTCAAACTTAA
- a CDS encoding DEAD/DEAH box helicase: MTISFENLGLSETRVNKLKELGFENPTEIQEKAIPLMLEGHDVLGQSQTGTGKTAAYSLPILEKVDIQDPSVQVLILTPTRELAQQVAEALKDFTVRRRLYILTVYGGQSIDRQIRSLERGVQIVVGTPGRVIDLIERKKLILDSLRWAVLDEADEMLSMGFIDDVKTILKKTPESRSTACFSATMPREIRELVNQFLKSPVTISVERTQAAPTRIEQNIYMVPRGWSKRKALQPVLEIEDPESAIIFVRTKQTASDLTTRLQEIGHCVDEYHGNLSQSQRERLVHRFRDGRIKLVVATDIAARGLDVEGLSHVINYDLPDNSETYIHRIGRTGRAGKTGKAISIVESADRRMIRQIERKLRQKIDICKIPNRSEVEAKRLGKLQNLIKESLIGERMASFLPLVSELSTEYDSQAIAAAALQMIYDQDCPDWMKTDWEVPEAATPKPVIGRKSNKYNSKNSKHNRNTGKVIRKTVSH, from the coding sequence ATGACTATTTCTTTCGAGAACTTAGGACTATCCGAAACTCGCGTAAATAAATTAAAAGAGCTCGGATTTGAAAATCCTACAGAAATTCAGGAAAAAGCAATTCCTTTAATGTTAGAGGGACATGATGTATTAGGACAATCACAAACAGGAACAGGTAAAACTGCAGCCTATTCTCTTCCCATACTTGAAAAAGTTGATATACAAGATCCTAGTGTTCAAGTCTTAATTTTAACGCCTACTCGTGAACTTGCTCAACAAGTTGCTGAAGCTTTGAAAGATTTCACAGTCAGAAGGCGCCTCTATATACTAACTGTCTATGGTGGTCAATCTATAGACAGACAAATTCGAAGCTTAGAAAGAGGAGTACAAATTGTAGTAGGAACTCCAGGAAGGGTTATTGATCTTATAGAACGGAAGAAATTAATTTTAGATTCTTTACGTTGGGCTGTTCTCGATGAAGCTGATGAAATGCTTAGTATGGGTTTTATTGATGATGTAAAAACCATACTCAAAAAAACGCCTGAAAGTCGTAGCACTGCTTGCTTTTCTGCAACAATGCCAAGAGAGATAAGAGAACTTGTCAATCAGTTTCTAAAATCTCCAGTAACTATATCTGTTGAAAGAACTCAAGCTGCTCCTACTCGAATAGAGCAAAACATATACATGGTTCCCAGAGGGTGGTCGAAGCGTAAAGCATTGCAACCTGTCTTAGAGATAGAAGATCCGGAATCAGCCATTATTTTTGTACGTACTAAGCAAACAGCTTCAGATTTAACTACAAGACTACAAGAAATTGGCCATTGTGTAGATGAATATCATGGTAACCTCAGTCAATCACAAAGAGAAAGGTTGGTGCATCGTTTTAGAGACGGCAGAATAAAACTGGTCGTAGCTACAGATATTGCTGCAAGAGGTTTGGATGTAGAAGGTTTAAGTCATGTAATCAACTATGACTTACCAGATAATAGCGAAACTTATATCCATCGTATTGGTCGTACTGGAAGAGCTGGTAAAACTGGAAAAGCAATTTCTATTGTAGAATCTGCTGATCGTAGAATGATTAGACAGATTGAGCGAAAACTTCGTCAAAAAATAGATATCTGCAAAATACCTAATCGCTCAGAAGTCGAAGCAAAGCGGCTAGGGAAATTACAGAATTTAATTAAAGAGTCATTGATAGGAGAAAGAATGGCTTCTTTTTTACCTTTAGTAAGCGAATTAAGTACGGAATACGACTCCCAAGCAATTGCTGCTGCAGCCCTTCAGATGATTTATGATCAAGACTGTCCTGATTGGATGAAAACTGACTGGGAAGTTCCTGAAGCGGCTACGCCAAAACCAGTTATTGGTCGTAAGTCTAATAAATATAACTCTAAAAATAGTAAGCATAATCGTAATACTGGTAAAGTTATCCGTAAAACAGTAAGCCATTAA
- a CDS encoding TldD/PmbA family protein, whose amino-acid sequence MDIKPQKLIDLALRRGASHAEVYQSKFKSSSVLFETNNLKSLESSDSQGIALRLWKEGAPGLAVAYGEFDSDELADKAIALSALNNTESIELNHSYTNFQPNKKDSISIEQLIESGKNAINQLRDIHGEAVCNGEFIHSDYFTCLVNSLGLHCERNQSLVNYYLELELPTEEDFLSVYDNKLAQGQGKNEIQQTVKTILQRLEWAKKTTLAPKGYIPVLFTPNGSSMLWNTVSEALNSKFALDKTSPWSDKLQKQVMSNSLTLSQNPKYKPYIVPFDDEGTSTQKLSLIKKGNLQQFYNNLANAKMLGMKSTGNGFRPNLKSYPTPTLINLIVEPGEESFSNLIKKLDQCIIIDLALGKKIDISGDFSINIELGYFVQDGLISGRVKNTVVTGNVYKVLENIIGIANDPCWINSIHTPSLLVEGLSIIN is encoded by the coding sequence ATGGATATTAAACCTCAAAAATTAATAGATTTAGCTCTTCGTAGAGGAGCTTCTCATGCCGAAGTTTACCAATCTAAGTTTAAATCTAGCTCTGTTTTATTTGAAACCAATAATTTAAAAAGCTTAGAAAGCTCTGACTCACAAGGAATAGCTTTACGACTATGGAAAGAGGGTGCGCCAGGATTAGCTGTTGCTTATGGAGAGTTTGATAGTGATGAGTTAGCCGATAAAGCGATCGCTTTATCGGCTCTTAATAATACTGAAAGTATCGAGCTTAATCATTCATATACAAATTTTCAACCCAACAAAAAAGATTCTATATCTATTGAACAATTGATCGAGTCAGGGAAAAACGCAATTAACCAATTACGAGACATTCATGGAGAAGCTGTTTGTAATGGAGAATTTATTCATTCAGACTATTTTACATGTTTAGTAAATTCTTTAGGACTCCATTGTGAACGCAATCAATCGTTAGTCAATTATTATTTAGAACTAGAATTACCTACGGAAGAAGATTTCCTTAGTGTTTATGATAATAAACTTGCTCAGGGACAAGGAAAAAATGAAATTCAGCAGACAGTAAAAACTATCTTACAACGGTTGGAATGGGCAAAAAAAACTACTTTAGCTCCAAAAGGCTACATACCAGTATTGTTTACGCCTAATGGCTCTTCTATGTTGTGGAATACGGTATCTGAAGCGCTTAATAGTAAATTCGCTTTGGATAAGACATCTCCTTGGAGTGATAAATTACAAAAACAAGTTATGTCAAACTCTCTAACTTTATCTCAAAATCCAAAATATAAACCTTATATTGTTCCTTTTGACGATGAAGGAACAAGTACTCAAAAATTATCTCTGATTAAAAAAGGTAATTTGCAACAATTTTACAATAATCTTGCCAACGCAAAAATGCTAGGAATGAAAAGTACAGGCAACGGTTTTCGACCTAATTTAAAAAGTTATCCAACACCTACATTAATTAATTTAATAGTAGAACCTGGAGAAGAAAGTTTTAGTAATTTAATCAAAAAACTAGACCAATGCATAATTATAGACTTAGCCCTAGGAAAAAAGATTGACATATCAGGTGATTTTTCTATCAATATAGAACTAGGATATTTTGTCCAAGATGGTTTGATAAGTGGAAGAGTGAAAAATACTGTAGTAACAGGTAATGTTTATAAAGTATTAGAAAACATTATTGGAATAGCTAATGATCCATGCTGGATTAATTCAATTCATACTCCATCTTTATTAGTAGAAGGACTTTCAATAATTAATTAA
- a CDS encoding DUF3285 domain-containing protein has protein sequence MTSKSTSNKHDTLENQNIEPDASYVKLAMRNMVRKKVTSLKHFFVTTIGLLAFLIGLAYLTR, from the coding sequence ATGACCAGTAAATCTACATCCAATAAACACGATACATTAGAAAATCAAAATATCGAACCAGATGCTAGTTATGTTAAACTAGCCATGCGTAATATGGTTCGTAAAAAGGTCACTTCTCTAAAACATTTTTTTGTAACCACCATAGGGTTGTTAGCTTTCTTAATTGGTCTTGCTTATTTAACTCGTTAA
- a CDS encoding diacylglycerol kinase encodes MKADFKMNRFSSTGLFPDTANLKPNHISQLVKEKYPLESRRKSAWHISPNIFLSFQYAWTGICYTFATQRNFRIHTIMTAVAISVSGFLKVSPVSMAIITLTCALVLILELLNTALESIVDLTVGQSYHELAKVAKDCAAGSVMVSAIAALLVAFFVITPSILDIIFNS; translated from the coding sequence ATGAAAGCTGATTTTAAAATGAACCGTTTTTCTTCTACTGGATTATTTCCAGATACTGCTAATCTAAAACCAAATCATATTTCACAACTAGTAAAAGAGAAATATCCTTTAGAAAGCAGAAGAAAATCAGCTTGGCATATTTCACCTAATATATTTCTAAGCTTTCAGTATGCTTGGACAGGAATTTGCTACACTTTTGCGACACAACGTAATTTTCGTATTCATACTATTATGACAGCTGTTGCAATTAGTGTTTCTGGATTTTTGAAAGTTAGTCCAGTTAGTATGGCTATTATTACTCTTACTTGCGCGCTAGTACTGATTTTAGAACTACTAAATACAGCTCTAGAATCAATTGTTGATTTAACTGTTGGTCAGTCGTACCACGAACTAGCAAAAGTTGCCAAGGATTGTGCCGCTGGTTCTGTTATGGTTTCAGCAATTGCAGCTTTATTAGTCGCATTTTTTGTTATTACTCCATCTATTTTAGATATAATTTTCAACTCATAA
- a CDS encoding MBL fold metallo-hydrolase: MKRRQFITYSGISALLASQIIPYSQSQTSAQAKALSSLSIKYLGHTSFLFSGGGLKVLVNPFRTIGCTAGYRLPKVEADLVIVSSQMWDEGATEGLPGNPRILYQPGVYKINGLGFQGISIDHDKKGGKQFGNNVAWRWSQAGIRIVHLGGAAAPIDLEQKILLGNPDIACIPVGGGPKTYNAVEGVQAMKVLNPKVMIPTHYRTSAADEENCDIDPLSGFLQLTNNLNTKKINSDQLSLSHKDLPQQKDTHIYIFDHKSSLTH; this comes from the coding sequence ATGAAAAGACGACAGTTCATAACTTACTCTGGCATCAGTGCTTTGCTTGCTTCACAAATAATTCCGTACTCTCAATCTCAAACAAGTGCTCAAGCGAAAGCTTTAAGCTCTTTATCAATTAAATATTTAGGTCATACATCCTTCTTATTTAGTGGTGGTGGCTTAAAAGTTTTAGTTAATCCTTTTAGAACTATTGGATGTACTGCAGGTTACCGCTTACCAAAAGTAGAAGCAGATCTAGTCATTGTTAGTAGCCAAATGTGGGATGAAGGAGCTACTGAAGGTTTACCGGGTAACCCTCGGATACTATATCAACCAGGAGTATATAAAATTAATGGATTAGGATTTCAAGGCATTAGTATTGATCATGACAAAAAAGGTGGAAAACAATTTGGAAATAATGTTGCTTGGCGTTGGTCACAAGCAGGTATTCGTATAGTGCATTTAGGTGGAGCAGCAGCACCAATTGATCTAGAACAAAAAATCTTGTTAGGTAATCCTGATATTGCCTGTATTCCAGTTGGTGGTGGACCAAAAACTTATAATGCGGTAGAAGGAGTACAAGCAATGAAGGTCTTAAACCCTAAAGTTATGATTCCTACTCATTATCGAACTTCTGCTGCTGATGAAGAAAATTGTGATATTGATCCATTAAGTGGTTTTTTACAATTGACGAATAATCTAAATACTAAAAAAATAAACAGTGATCAGCTTTCCTTGAGTCATAAAGACCTACCCCAACAAAAAGATACACATATATATATATTTGATCACAAATCATCGTTAACACATTAA
- a CDS encoding amino acid permease, whose protein sequence is MYLRFGWVVGNAGLMGAFLIVILANSITFFTALSVCAIATDRVIRTGGAYYMISRSLGIETGGAVGIPLYFAQALSVALYTIGFAESVVAAFPLLNLNQLYIALVVTVGVGIISITSAKIAIKAQYFIMAAIALSLLSFYFGYPVEEVNMEMWVTDKEPFWAVFAVFFPAVTGIMAGVNMSGDLRDPIRSLPIGTLAAVGTGFLIYITLPIFLAMRANGSTLIAEPLIMQRMALWGPAISVGVWGATLSSAIGSILGAPRILQALARDGILPSWMRFLGQGSGPDDEPKIGTLVTFVIALAAVCIGDLNLIAPILTMFFLTTYLVLNISAGVEGVLNSPSFRPSFKVHWIFSWLGAIGCLGVMFLIDTIATCVAGVVVISIYFWVRQRELSATWGDVRRGVWMAILRMAILQTDHTNDTKNWRPQFLVLSGAPTKRWPLIQLAQALTYNRGLITVSSVLPVGSRDVARQAILEKRIRDYLQRRGVKALVRLVTAPDPFDGAERLVETYGLGSIVPNTILLGDSQQTSHRERYCQMIANFHKAQRNVIVLRENPDLLYNPWKESKNRRCHIDVWWSGGRQGNGSLMLVLAYLLCSNPQWRKGKIHLKLVVTEESAVKEAQHNLSKLVQDLRIGATSEVILSNGRSFTTILEQSSIGADFVFLGMPSPDKSFVPNYEKLQQWTKALPTIIFVLAAPEFNFHEVLGEN, encoded by the coding sequence ATGTATCTTCGCTTTGGCTGGGTAGTTGGTAATGCAGGATTGATGGGAGCTTTTCTAATCGTTATTTTAGCCAATTCTATAACTTTTTTTACAGCTCTTTCTGTATGTGCTATAGCTACAGATCGCGTCATCAGAACTGGAGGAGCTTACTACATGATTAGTCGCTCTCTTGGTATTGAAACTGGTGGTGCAGTAGGTATTCCATTATATTTTGCTCAGGCTCTTTCTGTAGCTCTTTATACTATTGGTTTTGCTGAAAGTGTTGTAGCCGCTTTTCCTTTGTTAAATCTTAATCAACTTTATATTGCTTTAGTTGTAACAGTTGGAGTTGGGATAATAAGTATAACATCAGCAAAAATTGCAATAAAAGCGCAATACTTTATTATGGCCGCTATCGCATTATCCTTGCTGTCTTTTTACTTTGGTTATCCAGTTGAAGAAGTTAATATGGAAATGTGGGTAACTGATAAAGAACCCTTTTGGGCTGTTTTTGCAGTTTTTTTTCCAGCTGTAACAGGCATTATGGCTGGTGTAAATATGTCAGGAGACTTGCGTGATCCAATTAGGTCACTACCTATTGGTACTTTAGCTGCTGTAGGTACAGGATTTTTAATTTATATTACGTTACCAATATTTCTAGCAATGCGCGCTAATGGTAGTACCTTGATAGCAGAACCCTTGATAATGCAAAGAATGGCACTCTGGGGACCAGCTATTTCCGTTGGAGTTTGGGGAGCGACTTTAAGTAGTGCAATTGGTAGCATATTGGGAGCCCCTCGTATTCTTCAGGCTTTAGCTAGAGATGGTATTTTACCTTCATGGATGAGGTTCCTTGGCCAAGGCAGTGGTCCTGATGATGAACCAAAGATAGGAACTTTAGTAACCTTTGTAATAGCTCTTGCGGCAGTTTGTATTGGAGATTTAAATTTAATAGCTCCAATATTAACTATGTTTTTCCTAACCACCTACTTAGTTTTAAACATTTCTGCTGGAGTAGAAGGTGTATTAAATAGTCCTTCTTTCCGTCCCTCTTTTAAAGTACATTGGATATTTTCATGGTTAGGTGCGATAGGTTGTCTAGGAGTAATGTTTCTGATTGATACAATAGCTACCTGTGTTGCAGGAGTAGTAGTAATCAGTATTTATTTTTGGGTACGTCAGAGAGAATTATCAGCAACTTGGGGAGATGTAAGAAGGGGTGTTTGGATGGCAATCTTACGCATGGCTATCTTGCAAACCGATCATACTAACGATACTAAAAACTGGAGACCTCAATTTTTAGTATTATCTGGAGCACCTACTAAACGTTGGCCTTTAATTCAGCTAGCGCAGGCTTTGACTTATAATCGTGGTTTGATAACTGTTTCTAGTGTTTTACCTGTAGGTTCACGAGATGTAGCGAGACAAGCAATTTTAGAGAAGCGTATTAGAGACTACTTGCAGAGAAGAGGAGTAAAAGCTCTAGTTAGATTGGTGACAGCTCCTGATCCATTTGATGGAGCAGAAAGATTAGTAGAAACTTACGGCTTGGGATCAATTGTACCAAATACAATTTTATTGGGTGATTCTCAACAAACAAGCCACCGTGAGCGCTATTGTCAAATGATCGCGAATTTTCACAAAGCACAAAGAAATGTAATTGTCTTAAGAGAAAATCCTGACCTATTATATAATCCATGGAAAGAGTCAAAAAATCGGCGCTGTCATATAGACGTATGGTGGAGTGGAGGTAGACAAGGAAATGGTAGCTTAATGCTAGTTCTAGCTTACTTACTATGTTCAAATCCTCAATGGAGAAAGGGAAAAATTCATTTAAAGTTAGTAGTAACCGAAGAAAGCGCTGTTAAAGAAGCTCAACATAATTTAAGTAAATTAGTTCAAGATCTACGAATTGGTGCAACATCAGAAGTGATTCTCTCCAACGGACGTAGTTTCACGACTATTTTAGAACAGTCTTCAATTGGAGCAGATTTCGTGTTTTTGGGAATGCCTTCCCCTGACAAATCATTTGTTCCTAACTATGAAAAACTACAGCAATGGACTAAGGCATTACCTACCATAATATTTGTTTTGGCTGCGCCAGAATTTAATTTTCATGAAGTTTTAGGAGAAAATTAA
- the psb29 gene encoding photosystem II biogenesis protein Psp29, producing the protein MDNIRTVSETKREFYNFFTKPISSIYRRFIEELLVEMHLLSVNADYQYSPIYALGVVTLFEKFMYRYQPDDHQDLIFDALCKSTGGDTKQYRQESNTILNEAETLSISNFKEDFTKSAQEKVNDKLLWKSYYSIAQNPKFKYSRLLAIGLYSLLEKISSDLVESKEEYNKAIEQIANDLGLSSERIQKDIELYCSNLEKMQQLLIAIEDSLEFGRKKRISQQEEDTLKTNDNELKEE; encoded by the coding sequence GTGGATAACATTCGTACCGTTTCTGAGACAAAACGTGAGTTCTATAATTTTTTTACTAAGCCAATTAGCTCAATTTATAGAAGATTTATAGAAGAGCTCCTAGTAGAAATGCATTTACTATCAGTAAATGCAGATTATCAATACAGCCCTATTTATGCTTTAGGAGTTGTTACTTTATTTGAAAAGTTCATGTATAGATATCAACCAGATGATCATCAAGATCTAATATTTGATGCATTATGTAAATCAACTGGAGGAGATACTAAACAATACCGACAAGAATCAAATACCATACTGAATGAAGCCGAGACATTATCCATATCAAATTTCAAAGAAGATTTCACAAAATCAGCTCAAGAAAAAGTTAATGACAAGTTACTTTGGAAATCTTATTATTCTATAGCTCAAAATCCTAAATTTAAATATAGCCGCTTATTAGCTATTGGTTTATATTCTTTACTAGAAAAGATTAGCTCTGATTTAGTAGAGAGTAAAGAAGAGTATAATAAAGCAATAGAACAAATAGCTAATGATTTAGGGCTTTCATCAGAAAGAATACAAAAAGATATTGAACTATACTGTAGTAACTTAGAAAAGATGCAACAGCTACTAATAGCTATTGAAGATTCATTAGAATTTGGTCGTAAAAAGCGTATTTCTCAGCAAGAAGAAGATACTCTTAAGACAAATGATAATGAATTAAAAGAAGAATAG
- a CDS encoding LmeA family phospholipid-binding protein → MSKIIKTILTPALKLWLNSQVEKLEALNLFIEGNDYQILNGYLPEVTLSSYRLIYKGLSLEEIKLKVNDVRINIGQILRGQSLKLLEDIRISGKVAISNESLKVSISSNILQDGIKYLLNTLLKNQEFTEFFQKINIMDSQLEEIYIDYSHITIQIAFLYKDAVQSITIKMKPNIVSPQILSLKEVEIKSLSEEIVCLNEEILIDLGQDININQISLDNGKLFCQCELKIYS, encoded by the coding sequence ATGAGCAAAATCATTAAAACAATATTAACTCCTGCTTTAAAGCTTTGGTTAAATTCACAGGTTGAAAAACTAGAAGCTTTAAATCTATTTATTGAAGGTAATGATTATCAAATTTTAAACGGTTATTTACCTGAAGTAACATTAAGTAGTTATAGACTAATTTATAAGGGATTATCTCTAGAAGAAATTAAATTAAAAGTAAATGATGTTCGTATAAATATAGGTCAAATTTTAAGAGGACAATCTTTAAAATTATTAGAAGATATTAGAATATCTGGGAAAGTCGCTATTAGTAATGAAAGTCTAAAAGTATCTATTTCTTCAAATATACTTCAGGATGGTATTAAATATCTGTTAAATACTCTATTAAAAAATCAAGAATTTACAGAGTTTTTTCAAAAAATAAATATTATGGATTCTCAGTTAGAAGAGATTTATATTGATTATTCTCATATAACCATACAAATAGCATTTTTATATAAAGATGCTGTGCAATCTATTACGATTAAGATGAAGCCTAATATAGTTTCTCCTCAAATACTTAGCCTAAAAGAAGTAGAAATCAAAAGCTTATCTGAAGAGATTGTCTGCTTAAATGAAGAAATATTAATAGATTTAGGGCAAGATATTAATATTAATCAAATTTCTTTGGATAATGGTAAGTTATTTTGTCAATGTGAATTAAAAATTTATTCTTAA